One genomic segment of Alistipes sp. ZOR0009 includes these proteins:
- a CDS encoding thioredoxin family protein: MNKLVIIFCILLSIGASAQEGIQFDHSSWNEVKAKAAKENKLIFVDFYTQWCGPCLAMAEDVFVLESVGNFFNANFINAKIDAENGEGIELAKRYGVRSYPTFAFIDPKTDQAVHTSGSRQDKETFLFTAKSALDPQKRSIFLEEQMKKGNSSPEFLMDFACYAASRYNRDAVDKIAETLAKTSGYSLENEKVWALFSKSISGRSSSYFKELVNNYASLSKKYGQKAVDGKLFKEFNFCPDEAEFDAVPSFKGKDFLKQKNKADKLVKEKKFNEAALVIDPLMANPGDYKDELCVFLYFTSRMIWYGEYPEYWVKKCLSYAQYAAYNYSDRRDVTYHHEYALQLERMLKAMPDAVKYIPESILKAGSRDYNLRSPLLKSKPVK, from the coding sequence ATGAATAAACTTGTAATCATTTTTTGTATTCTACTTTCAATTGGTGCTAGCGCTCAGGAAGGTATTCAATTCGACCATTCCTCATGGAATGAGGTAAAGGCTAAGGCCGCAAAAGAAAATAAGCTCATATTTGTTGACTTCTATACGCAATGGTGTGGTCCATGTCTTGCCATGGCCGAGGATGTATTTGTGTTGGAAAGCGTTGGTAATTTTTTCAATGCTAACTTTATCAATGCAAAGATAGATGCAGAAAATGGAGAGGGTATTGAGCTTGCCAAGCGTTATGGCGTGAGGTCGTATCCTACATTTGCATTTATTGATCCTAAAACCGATCAGGCTGTTCATACTTCCGGTAGTCGTCAGGACAAGGAAACATTTCTGTTTACAGCAAAATCGGCTCTCGATCCGCAGAAGCGCTCAATCTTTTTAGAAGAGCAGATGAAAAAAGGGAATTCAAGCCCTGAATTTCTCATGGATTTTGCTTGCTATGCAGCATCGCGCTATAATAGAGATGCCGTTGATAAAATTGCAGAAACACTAGCAAAAACATCTGGTTACTCGTTGGAAAATGAAAAGGTATGGGCCCTTTTTAGTAAATCGATTTCAGGACGTAGCAGCTCCTATTTTAAGGAATTGGTGAATAATTATGCTTCATTATCTAAGAAATATGGACAAAAAGCTGTTGATGGTAAGTTGTTTAAGGAGTTTAATTTCTGTCCTGATGAGGCCGAATTCGATGCCGTTCCTAGTTTCAAGGGGAAAGATTTCTTGAAGCAAAAGAACAAGGCTGATAAGCTAGTGAAGGAAAAGAAGTTTAATGAGGCTGCTTTGGTAATTGATCCACTTATGGCAAATCCAGGAGATTATAAGGATGAACTTTGTGTTTTTCTCTACTTTACTTCTCGGATGATTTGGTATGGTGAATATCCTGAATATTGGGTGAAAAAGTGTCTTTCATATGCCCAGTATGCTGCTTACAACTATTCAGATAGGAGAGACGTAACCTACCATCATGAGTATGCATTACAGCTTGAGCGTATGCTAAAAGCGATGCCAGATGCGGTTAAGTATATCCCCGAAAGTATACTAAAAGCGGGTAGTAGAGATTATAACTTACGATCACCGCTGCTAAAAAGTAAACCCGTTAAGTAG
- a CDS encoding RagB/SusD family nutrient uptake outer membrane protein codes for MRKIAYFLFLGIILLQGCSDFLENKPKGITIPSVFQDYQKLMSSVSLTRVGSIYPMFLTDDVHLLFNVKTADSYNFANKSEVQRNTYSFKAGQLFTPGQSDGLWNSLYDQIFTYNTVINEVMSVPDASEKEKLRLRSEALVARAFQYYILVNAYANQYDATTASKDYGVPLILVANINQKVHRSTVAQVYKQIEDDLKEALPNLKDRAAFVTYPSKAAVYSFFARLYLTMGKYEMALENAKLALGVKSSLYDHKPYVVNDVTTWGRIVGVNGGTFLYDIDNPECIYLRNVSEQISNTCCVSVDLKNVFKKDLPDGAVDMRRALFYADDKVNYGGTPLAFPGETTFGPWINHNYGFTTSENMLIAAECEARIGSKDKAIEYLNTLRDSRIKSNQPLSALDKEDALLKVLDERRREFAFVGYHRLFDLKRLNREERFKKSVIHNVEGVEFTLKPNDNRYILPVSQEVLDFNPDMPQYER; via the coding sequence ATGAGAAAAATAGCATATTTCCTTTTTTTAGGGATAATTCTACTTCAGGGATGTAGTGATTTTTTGGAGAATAAGCCTAAAGGGATTACCATCCCATCGGTTTTTCAGGACTACCAAAAGCTAATGTCTAGTGTATCCTTAACACGTGTGGGGAGCATCTATCCAATGTTCTTAACTGACGACGTGCACCTACTTTTTAACGTTAAAACAGCAGATAGCTACAACTTTGCCAATAAAAGCGAGGTGCAACGAAATACCTACTCATTTAAAGCAGGTCAGCTATTTACTCCAGGTCAATCGGATGGACTATGGAATAGCCTGTACGATCAGATTTTTACCTATAATACGGTAATTAATGAGGTAATGAGCGTACCCGATGCCTCTGAAAAAGAAAAATTAAGGCTGAGATCGGAGGCGCTAGTTGCTCGTGCATTCCAGTACTATATTTTGGTTAACGCATATGCAAATCAATATGACGCGACAACAGCATCTAAAGACTATGGTGTACCATTAATTTTGGTAGCAAATATAAACCAGAAGGTACATCGTAGTACGGTTGCCCAGGTATACAAGCAAATTGAAGATGATTTGAAGGAGGCTCTTCCAAATCTTAAAGATAGGGCTGCCTTTGTAACCTACCCTTCGAAGGCTGCAGTTTACTCTTTCTTCGCACGTCTTTACTTAACAATGGGAAAATACGAGATGGCGCTTGAGAATGCGAAGCTGGCGCTAGGGGTGAAAAGTAGTCTTTACGACCATAAGCCGTATGTTGTAAATGATGTAACCACTTGGGGACGTATTGTGGGTGTTAATGGAGGTACATTTCTTTACGATATTGATAACCCAGAATGCATATACCTGCGTAATGTAAGCGAGCAGATAAGTAATACCTGCTGCGTAAGCGTAGATTTGAAGAATGTTTTCAAAAAAGATTTACCAGATGGTGCTGTCGACATGAGGCGTGCGCTGTTCTATGCCGATGATAAGGTAAACTATGGAGGCACCCCTTTAGCTTTTCCTGGAGAGACAACATTTGGGCCTTGGATTAATCATAACTATGGTTTTACAACATCCGAGAATATGCTTATTGCAGCTGAATGCGAAGCCAGAATTGGATCTAAGGATAAGGCAATTGAATACTTAAATACGCTAAGAGATTCGCGCATAAAGAGTAATCAACCTCTTTCTGCTCTTGATAAAGAGGATGCTCTTTTAAAGGTGTTGGATGAAAGACGAAGAGAGTTTGCTTTTGTTGGCTATCATCGTCTGTTTGACCTGAAGCGACTTAATAGGGAGGAACGATTTAAAAAATCGGTTATTCACAATGTAGAAGGTGTAGAGTTTACTCTAAAACCAAATGACAATAGGTACATTCTGCCCGTAAGCCAGGAGGTGTTGGATTTTAATCCAGATATGCCACAGTACGAGCGTTAG
- a CDS encoding SusC/RagA family TonB-linked outer membrane protein, protein METTNHFKKQKQWLGIRRLLLTVVCMAASAAMAWAGPITINAKNRVLKEVLQEVEKQSDLSFIYSSSTVDVSKRVTFSCKDLPVEVALKQLFEKAKINFSIEGKQVILTPLKTANVTSPSTSTKSSGNQVKIVKGRVVDETGQGIPGASVTIKGTPIGVATDIDGNFSLTLPDNATSILASFIGYTKLEQKIDLKGTQVFYTLELKPESKRIDEVVVTGYQTISKERATGSFTVVTPKVLEGKLQTSILDRLEGQVSGLSSYKGNPVIRGTSTINANRGILYVVDGVPYEGSIDAINPADIVNVTILKDATAASIYGARSSNGVIVITTRGGAIGKTAVSYSGSIKFQGLPDRDYLNRMSTSEFIDLQKETFGIYPISRANANQWQNDVQVLLIDHKEKKITSEQLEAGLNSFRSKDRYNEVIDEYLRRNSITHQHNISFGGGSDIHRYNISANYQQDLPYEREQSRNRVGFNLKNSFNFFKWMKADVGILGSNVSSDYDNGVLGMNILNGGPASYYTLRDENGNPKQWYNMDGSTKSQKEIDRLNALGLLDETYIPLNQMASRHYTAKSNYLNMNFGVNFKLYDGLTADIRYQNERTDGYSQQYDTKNSNKVKRMINDATQIFKDGSVRNNIPQGGQLLKNDYTSNSYTLRGQLNYTNTFKDVHEIQAIAGAERRQVVNKSEGVYRVGYDDQTLVYSPFDELMMNKPIVAADGDPNSAPQSQTRKFFYSNFRPDSESLKYREKDNRYLSYYANVSYTYNRRATLNGSIRVDQSDLFGTDFKNQFKPLWSLGAHYVILEDRFGWLDRLVGRLTYGINGNVAKETGPYTIVVDDANNNMTNENQTYVQSPPNSMLRWEKTQVTNVAVDFATFKNRLSGSIEFYNKKSTDLLGQFSIDPTLGWSSVLMNYASMYNRGVELNLNSTNIKVKDFTWTTNFIFGYTKNEITAVEASSESAYSYYSGTNIRKGYPMGALFSVRYKGLDDKGIPMAYKKDGTVVKRADQLSKEDLVYSGTTTPPYNASLSNRITYKGFDLSFMFIYYGGNVMRDVKAKMLFTSHPVYYTSNMDKDMMNFWRKPGDENDPNMNPAFAFGNSTARAATDIWGAADKHIQKGDYIKLRDLTLGYTIPSSVLKKAMVQSVRVNFQAQNIWKWVANDAGLDPEVWNGSSLSPSRGVLYPATYTLGLSVNF, encoded by the coding sequence ATGGAAACTACAAACCATTTCAAGAAACAGAAGCAGTGGTTAGGCATTCGTCGATTGCTGCTTACCGTTGTGTGTATGGCTGCTAGTGCTGCGATGGCATGGGCTGGCCCTATTACTATCAATGCAAAAAATCGGGTGCTGAAAGAGGTGCTACAAGAAGTTGAAAAGCAGAGTGATCTTTCTTTTATCTATTCGTCGAGTACCGTTGATGTTAGCAAAAGGGTTACGTTTAGCTGTAAGGATCTTCCTGTCGAGGTTGCCCTCAAGCAACTTTTTGAAAAAGCAAAAATAAATTTTTCAATTGAGGGGAAGCAGGTTATTTTAACCCCTTTGAAAACCGCGAATGTCACTTCCCCATCAACAAGCACAAAGTCGAGCGGAAATCAGGTGAAAATAGTTAAGGGAAGGGTGGTTGATGAAACGGGACAGGGAATACCGGGAGCATCGGTTACCATTAAGGGGACTCCTATTGGAGTAGCAACCGATATTGATGGCAATTTTTCACTTACCCTGCCTGATAATGCAACATCTATTTTAGCATCCTTCATTGGATATACTAAGTTAGAGCAGAAGATAGATCTAAAAGGGACGCAAGTATTTTACACCCTAGAGTTAAAGCCAGAATCAAAAAGGATCGATGAGGTTGTTGTTACTGGCTACCAGACCATCTCAAAGGAAAGAGCGACAGGGTCGTTTACCGTAGTTACGCCTAAAGTGCTGGAAGGGAAATTACAAACAAGCATTCTTGATCGGTTGGAAGGGCAGGTTTCTGGTCTTTCTTCCTATAAGGGTAATCCAGTGATTCGTGGTACATCAACCATTAATGCGAATAGAGGAATTCTTTATGTGGTGGATGGTGTTCCTTATGAGGGGAGTATTGATGCAATAAACCCTGCAGACATTGTGAATGTTACAATACTTAAGGATGCTACAGCAGCATCAATTTATGGAGCTCGATCTTCAAATGGAGTTATTGTTATTACGACACGTGGTGGGGCTATAGGTAAGACCGCTGTCTCCTATTCCGGGAGCATAAAATTTCAAGGTCTTCCAGATCGCGACTATCTAAATAGAATGAGTACCTCGGAGTTTATCGATCTCCAAAAGGAAACGTTTGGAATTTACCCTATTAGCAGAGCAAATGCCAATCAGTGGCAGAATGATGTACAGGTTTTACTGATTGATCATAAAGAGAAAAAAATAACCAGCGAACAGCTTGAAGCGGGACTTAACAGTTTCCGTAGTAAGGATCGATATAATGAGGTAATAGACGAATACCTTCGAAGGAATAGCATTACGCATCAACATAACATTTCGTTTGGAGGAGGTAGCGACATTCATCGGTATAATATTTCAGCAAACTATCAGCAAGATTTACCCTATGAAAGGGAGCAAAGTCGCAATCGTGTAGGATTTAACCTAAAGAATTCGTTTAACTTCTTTAAGTGGATGAAGGCTGACGTCGGCATATTGGGTAGCAACGTCTCTTCCGATTATGATAACGGAGTGTTAGGAATGAATATTTTGAATGGAGGACCTGCTTCATACTATACTCTTAGAGATGAAAATGGGAATCCGAAACAGTGGTACAATATGGATGGCAGCACTAAGTCGCAGAAAGAAATCGATAGACTTAATGCGTTGGGCTTACTCGACGAGACTTATATTCCGTTGAACCAAATGGCATCTCGCCATTATACGGCCAAGAGCAACTACTTAAACATGAATTTTGGGGTGAACTTTAAGCTCTACGATGGCTTAACTGCAGATATTCGCTACCAAAATGAGCGTACCGATGGCTATAGCCAGCAGTACGATACCAAGAACTCCAACAAGGTAAAACGAATGATTAACGATGCTACCCAAATATTTAAAGATGGTAGTGTTCGAAATAATATTCCTCAAGGAGGGCAACTGCTTAAGAATGATTATACGAGTAACTCGTATACTTTACGCGGACAGCTCAACTATACCAATACATTTAAAGATGTTCACGAAATACAGGCTATTGCAGGAGCAGAACGTAGGCAGGTGGTTAACAAGTCGGAGGGGGTATACCGTGTAGGGTATGACGACCAAACTCTAGTATACAGTCCTTTCGATGAGCTTATGATGAATAAGCCAATAGTTGCGGCAGATGGGGATCCTAATTCAGCACCTCAAAGTCAAACTAGAAAGTTTTTTTACTCTAACTTTAGGCCAGATTCTGAATCTCTTAAATACAGAGAGAAGGACAATCGCTACCTATCGTACTACGCCAACGTCTCGTATACTTATAATAGAAGGGCTACCTTAAACGGTAGTATTCGAGTGGATCAATCTGATCTTTTTGGTACTGATTTTAAGAATCAATTTAAACCTTTATGGTCTTTAGGTGCACATTACGTGATTCTCGAGGATAGATTTGGATGGTTGGACAGACTGGTAGGACGTTTAACCTATGGTATTAATGGAAATGTTGCTAAAGAAACAGGACCTTATACGATTGTGGTGGATGATGCAAATAACAATATGACTAATGAAAACCAAACCTACGTGCAATCTCCTCCTAATTCTATGTTACGATGGGAAAAAACTCAGGTAACGAATGTTGCTGTAGATTTTGCAACCTTTAAGAATAGGCTTTCCGGGTCAATTGAATTCTATAACAAGAAAAGTACAGATCTTTTGGGCCAGTTTTCTATTGATCCTACCCTCGGATGGAGTTCTGTCTTAATGAACTATGCTAGCATGTATAATAGGGGTGTAGAACTTAATCTGAATAGTACAAATATTAAGGTAAAGGATTTTACATGGACTACCAACTTCATTTTTGGATACACTAAAAATGAGATTACAGCGGTTGAAGCAAGTTCGGAATCAGCTTACAGTTATTACTCTGGTACAAATATAAGAAAAGGGTATCCAATGGGAGCTTTGTTTAGTGTTAGGTACAAAGGGTTGGACGACAAAGGGATTCCTATGGCATATAAGAAAGACGGAACAGTTGTAAAGCGAGCAGACCAGCTGAGTAAGGAGGATTTAGTTTATTCAGGAACCACAACACCTCCCTATAATGCCTCCTTAAGCAATCGCATTACTTATAAGGGATTTGACTTGTCGTTTATGTTTATCTACTATGGTGGTAATGTTATGCGCGATGTAAAGGCAAAAATGCTGTTCACCTCTCATCCTGTTTACTATACCAGCAATATGGATAAGGATATGATGAATTTTTGGAGAAAGCCAGGTGATGAAAATGATCCAAATATGAATCCTGCTTTTGCATTTGGAAACTCAACGGCTAGGGCTGCTACTGATATTTGGGGGGCTGCCGATAAGCATATTCAAAAAGGAGATTACATTAAGCTTCGTGATTTGACGCTGGGATATACTATTCCTTCTAGCGTTCTCAAGAAAGCAATGGTTCAATCGGTAAGGGTAAACTTCCAAGCTCAAAATATTTGGAAATGGGTTGCCAATGATGCGGGCTTAGATCCTGAAGTATGGAATGGTAGCTCACTTTCACCTTCGCGAGGTGTCCTTTATCCTGCAACATACACGTTAGGTCTTTCTGTTAACTTTTAA
- a CDS encoding FecR domain-containing protein, producing the protein MMDKKIIVKYVEGKASEAERETVLKWIGQSEENRKVFNRIKNIWVLANLPNKEVSAQDVALFSKRLRKKQWLGRAYWGGIAASILLLVGFFTFRTVDSYRSQIHFLETQNIVQLEYTTNRGIKGVVTLPDGSRVRLNSDSYIKCPSKFGSKSRNIEFSGEGFFEVVKNPAVPMIINLGHGISVKVTGTTFNLSSYKNDKNISALLLSGKITIVKQQPHMNKEIEVKPNEMVLVQKSDRTVDLTTPKTTFSTLAWKDGWLVFDETPMKEVIKKLERWHGVRIIVKDSDLLDKQFTGKFKEESISQILEMMNKVSLVRYELKDSIVTLSRY; encoded by the coding sequence ATGATGGACAAAAAGATTATAGTAAAATATGTTGAAGGTAAGGCCAGCGAAGCTGAACGGGAAACCGTATTGAAGTGGATTGGTCAAAGTGAGGAAAACCGGAAGGTATTCAATCGAATAAAAAACATATGGGTTCTAGCTAACCTTCCTAATAAGGAGGTGTCGGCTCAGGATGTGGCTCTTTTTTCAAAGCGGTTGCGTAAGAAGCAATGGCTTGGTCGTGCATATTGGGGAGGAATTGCAGCTTCGATTCTGCTTTTGGTAGGTTTCTTTACTTTTAGAACTGTTGATAGCTATCGTTCTCAGATCCATTTTTTGGAGACACAAAATATTGTACAACTTGAGTATACAACAAATAGAGGAATAAAAGGGGTTGTTACCTTACCAGATGGTAGCAGGGTGCGTCTCAACTCCGATAGCTACATAAAATGTCCTTCAAAATTTGGGTCTAAGTCGCGCAATATAGAATTTTCTGGAGAGGGCTTTTTTGAGGTGGTGAAAAATCCTGCAGTTCCAATGATTATAAATCTGGGGCATGGAATTAGCGTTAAGGTTACAGGAACAACGTTCAATTTATCATCATATAAGAATGATAAAAATATTTCTGCATTACTTCTTTCTGGTAAGATTACGATTGTAAAACAGCAACCTCATATGAATAAGGAGATTGAGGTGAAACCAAATGAGATGGTGTTGGTACAAAAATCAGATAGAACAGTTGATCTCACTACACCTAAGACGACATTCTCAACACTTGCATGGAAGGATGGATGGCTTGTTTTTGATGAAACCCCAATGAAGGAGGTTATTAAAAAATTGGAACGTTGGCATGGGGTTAGAATCATCGTAAAAGATTCGGATTTGCTCGATAAGCAGTTTACTGGGAAATTTAAGGAAGAGTCTATTTCTCAGATATTAGAGATGATGAATAAGGTTTCGCTAGTTAGGTATGAGCTAAAGGATAGCATAGTGACTCTTAGTCGCTATTAA
- a CDS encoding RNA polymerase sigma-70 factor, translated as MELNFSNRLVNKRLIAGDIEFFEHLYGVYYNKAVFYANQYLLDTEMARDVAQDAFITLWEKRREINLELSVQSYILTIVKNKCLNILRKRVSERRYANKIIKQEDVDNLLALSDSTADEYLLVEISDMVEEVLNDMPEKMSAVYRLHRENDLTYDQIAQQLNVSVKTVEYRMSKALYFFRLKFKDYLPTFIIIILKEVINS; from the coding sequence ATGGAACTAAATTTTTCAAATCGACTCGTAAATAAAAGACTGATTGCCGGAGATATAGAATTCTTCGAGCATCTTTATGGGGTATACTATAACAAAGCAGTCTTCTATGCTAACCAGTATTTGTTAGATACCGAAATGGCTAGAGATGTTGCTCAAGATGCTTTTATAACACTCTGGGAAAAGAGGAGAGAGATAAACCTAGAATTGAGCGTACAATCTTACATTCTTACGATTGTCAAGAATAAGTGCTTAAATATTCTTAGAAAAAGAGTTTCTGAGCGTCGGTATGCCAATAAAATCATTAAGCAAGAAGATGTGGACAACCTTTTAGCTCTTAGCGATAGCACCGCAGACGAATATTTATTGGTTGAAATCTCAGATATGGTCGAAGAGGTGTTGAATGATATGCCCGAAAAGATGAGCGCTGTTTATCGATTGCATAGGGAAAATGATCTTACTTATGATCAAATTGCTCAGCAACTTAACGTTTCTGTAAAAACGGTGGAGTATAGGATGAGTAAGGCTCTGTATTTCTTTAGGCTTAAATTCAAGGATTACTTGCCTACCTTTATCATAATTATTTTAAAAGAAGTAATAAACTCTTAG
- a CDS encoding DEAD/DEAH box helicase, translated as MTFEQLDLIQPILEALKQQEYTTPTPIQAQAIPKILDGNDLIGCAQTGTGKTAAFSIPIIQKLTESAEHGKRRMVKALIITPTRELAIQIGESFEAYGRYTNLKHAVVFGGVSQVPQVNLLRSGVDILIATPGRLLDLYNQGIVKVPHLDFFVLDEADRMLDMGFIHDIKRILQIIPAKRQTLLFSATMPPEIQKLANAMLHKPQRVEVTPVSSTVDIIKQLVYFVEAKQKKDLLVTLLNNETVESVLVFARTKHGSDKLVKSLVKEGIRAEAIHGNKSQNARQNALNNFKDRKTKVLIATDIAARGIDVDQLSHVINYELPEVPETYVHRIGRTGRAGNKGVAISLVAPEEVKHLNEIEHLIKKKIRVVYDHPFVSLASALGASKAMDNAKVAPAPAKGKGYRGSKANGDFFRRKKREGQRSASKKR; from the coding sequence ATGACATTTGAACAACTAGACTTAATTCAGCCCATACTAGAGGCTTTAAAACAACAAGAATACACAACACCAACTCCCATACAGGCTCAGGCTATTCCGAAGATACTAGATGGTAACGACCTGATAGGATGTGCGCAAACTGGCACAGGGAAAACGGCAGCCTTTAGCATCCCCATCATTCAAAAGCTCACCGAGAGTGCCGAGCATGGCAAGCGCAGAATGGTAAAGGCCCTTATCATAACGCCAACAAGGGAGCTCGCCATACAGATTGGCGAGAGCTTCGAGGCCTACGGCCGATACACCAACCTAAAGCATGCCGTTGTATTTGGAGGCGTCTCGCAGGTGCCTCAGGTTAACCTACTAAGGTCTGGGGTTGATATCCTTATTGCCACCCCGGGTCGACTACTCGACCTCTACAATCAGGGCATCGTAAAGGTTCCTCACCTCGATTTCTTTGTCCTCGATGAGGCAGACAGAATGCTCGATATGGGTTTCATTCATGATATTAAGCGAATACTACAAATTATTCCAGCGAAACGTCAAACGCTGCTTTTTTCGGCCACCATGCCGCCCGAGATCCAAAAGTTGGCCAACGCCATGCTCCATAAGCCACAGCGGGTTGAGGTTACCCCCGTGTCCTCAACCGTAGATATCATTAAACAGCTGGTGTACTTTGTGGAGGCTAAGCAGAAGAAAGATCTGCTGGTAACGCTACTCAACAACGAGACGGTGGAATCGGTGCTGGTATTTGCCCGCACCAAGCATGGATCCGATAAGCTCGTTAAGTCGCTGGTTAAAGAGGGTATTCGAGCCGAAGCCATTCACGGAAACAAATCGCAGAACGCCCGCCAAAATGCCCTTAACAACTTTAAGGATCGAAAAACGAAGGTTCTCATTGCCACCGACATTGCCGCCCGCGGTATTGACGTCGATCAACTTTCTCACGTTATCAACTACGAGCTACCGGAGGTTCCTGAGACCTACGTGCACCGTATTGGACGAACTGGACGTGCCGGAAATAAAGGGGTGGCCATCTCGCTGGTTGCTCCCGAAGAGGTAAAGCATCTTAACGAGATAGAGCACCTGATAAAGAAGAAGATCCGCGTGGTGTACGACCACCCGTTTGTGAGTTTGGCATCGGCACTAGGAGCCAGCAAGGCTATGGACAACGCTAAGGTTGCGCCAGCCCCAGCAAAAGGCAAAGGCTACAGGGGCAGCAAAGCCAACGGCGACTTTTTCCGAAGAAAAAAGCGAGAAGGTCAACGTTCAGCATCTAAGAAAAGATAA